From Paenibacillus sp. V4I7, one genomic window encodes:
- a CDS encoding MinD/ParA family protein has translation MKDQAEGLRNLVQIQNDKGTKATRIITVTSGKGGVGKSNFTLNFALTLQSQGYKVLVFDADIGLANIDVLMGISSKYNLYHLLKKEKTIWEIIQKGYNDLDFIAGGSGFNDLLRLTDEELNYFAEQVMQLNGYVDFIIFDTGAGLSKETLKFILAAEEAFVVTTPEPTSITDAYAIIKMVNSMGHDVSFKLVINRVTDAKEGKHTADKISLVAKQFLDIQIPTLGFVDDDAAVSKAVKKQIPFTVAFPNSAASRSLQLLVDNYLNGYQVVETPTSGVKGFLNKMMKLLK, from the coding sequence ATGAAGGATCAAGCAGAAGGGTTGCGGAACCTGGTACAGATACAGAATGACAAAGGCACAAAAGCAACCAGGATTATTACCGTGACTAGCGGAAAGGGAGGCGTAGGCAAATCAAATTTTACGCTAAACTTTGCTTTAACGCTTCAGTCCCAAGGATATAAGGTTCTTGTTTTTGATGCAGACATTGGGCTTGCCAACATTGATGTGCTTATGGGGATTTCCTCCAAATACAATTTGTATCACTTGTTGAAAAAGGAAAAAACGATCTGGGAAATTATCCAGAAAGGCTACAATGATTTAGATTTTATTGCTGGTGGTTCTGGATTTAACGATTTACTTCGCTTAACCGATGAAGAACTGAACTACTTTGCCGAGCAAGTCATGCAGCTCAACGGGTATGTTGATTTTATCATTTTTGACACAGGAGCTGGATTGTCCAAAGAAACGTTGAAATTTATTCTTGCCGCCGAAGAAGCGTTCGTTGTCACAACGCCTGAGCCTACTTCCATAACGGATGCTTATGCCATTATTAAAATGGTTAACTCAATGGGACATGACGTTTCTTTTAAACTCGTTATCAACCGAGTAACCGATGCCAAGGAAGGCAAGCACACGGCTGATAAGATTTCTTTAGTAGCTAAACAATTTCTGGATATTCAAATCCCTACCTTAGGATTCGTTGATGATGATGCGGCTGTATCTAAGGCGGTTAAAAAGCAGATTCCTTTTACTGTTGCTTTTCCCAATTCGGCTGCATCACGCAGTCTTCAATTATTAGTTGATAATTATTTGAATGGTTATCAAGTAGTCGAAACACCAACATCCGGTGTCAAGGGCTTTTTAAATAAAATGATGAAACTTTTAAAATAG
- the flhF gene encoding flagellar biosynthesis protein FlhF, producing MRVKRYVVDSMPDALQKIRTDLGKDAVILNTKEIRTGGFLGLFGKKKIEVIAAIDGASTNSGGAAQRLAPQTQPQQQKVITQDQPARAQTHLSDFPDVPDVIAPVSAKKVPVTASAGVETQQTYTSQQSYSPVSVNAPNRVNLKDEHLMEELKQMKEMMRKLTHASDVSNLPEPLQKIEQRLFDQEVDPTLVRQIMDEVMADFQLAEEPLTDESALQVVRSKLGQVFQSNCSKQISPQTRVVHFVGPTGVGKTTTIAKLAAEQVLKYQRKVGFITSDTYRIAAIEQLKTYGTILNVPLEVVFSPQDLAKAFHNLEQCDIIFMDTAGRNFRNEMYVSELNSLLKTQGNSETILVLSLTTKYRDMRAITNNFNKFKLDKVLFTKMDETDSYGAIVNVVHEFSLQLSYVTNGQSVPDDITEMNEWQIIDLLLEEPRA from the coding sequence ATGAGAGTAAAAAGATACGTTGTCGATTCCATGCCGGACGCTTTGCAAAAAATTCGAACGGATTTAGGCAAGGATGCGGTAATCCTCAATACCAAGGAAATTCGCACAGGTGGTTTTCTTGGTCTTTTCGGAAAGAAAAAGATTGAAGTTATCGCTGCAATTGATGGAGCAAGCACGAATTCAGGAGGGGCCGCTCAGCGGTTAGCACCTCAAACGCAGCCTCAGCAACAAAAAGTCATAACTCAAGATCAACCTGCAAGAGCCCAAACGCATTTGTCAGATTTTCCTGATGTCCCAGATGTGATCGCTCCTGTTTCTGCTAAAAAAGTACCCGTTACCGCTAGCGCAGGCGTTGAGACGCAACAGACATATACATCACAGCAGTCTTACTCACCTGTTTCGGTAAATGCACCTAATAGAGTCAATCTCAAAGATGAGCATCTCATGGAGGAGCTCAAACAAATGAAGGAAATGATGAGAAAGCTTACTCACGCATCCGACGTGTCAAATCTCCCTGAACCTTTACAGAAGATTGAACAACGATTATTTGACCAAGAAGTAGATCCTACATTAGTTCGTCAGATTATGGATGAGGTAATGGCAGATTTTCAACTTGCAGAAGAGCCTTTAACGGATGAGTCAGCTCTTCAAGTCGTGCGATCCAAGCTGGGACAGGTGTTTCAGTCCAATTGCAGTAAACAAATTTCACCACAAACACGTGTGGTACATTTCGTAGGTCCAACAGGTGTTGGTAAAACGACAACCATAGCAAAATTAGCAGCAGAGCAAGTGTTGAAATATCAACGTAAGGTTGGTTTTATTACTTCAGACACGTATCGAATTGCAGCAATTGAGCAGTTGAAAACATATGGAACAATCTTGAATGTACCCCTTGAAGTTGTTTTCTCGCCGCAGGATTTAGCGAAAGCATTTCATAATCTAGAACAATGTGACATCATTTTTATGGATACGGCTGGACGCAATTTTCGAAATGAAATGTATGTTTCGGAGCTTAACTCTTTGCTTAAGACACAAGGAAATAGTGAGACCATTCTGGTACTTAGCTTAACAACAAAGTATCGGGACATGAGAGCGATCACGAACAATTTTAATAAGTTTAAGTTAGACAAAGTCTTATTCACCAAAATGGACGAAACAGACTCCTACGGTGCTATTGTAAATGTTGTTCACGAGTTCTCACTGCAGCTTTCGTATGTTACGAACGGTCAAAGCGTACCCGATGATATTACGGAAATGAATGAGTGGCAAATCATCGATTTGTTATTGGAGGAACCTAGAGCATGA
- the flhA gene encoding flagellar biosynthesis protein FlhA: MKIKDLFVLIGIIGIVLMMIVPVPIPLLDFLLIINISIALMIILVAMNTKEALQFSIFPSLLLITTLFRLALNVSTTRNILSHAEAGDVVRTFGSFVAQGNIVVGFVVFLILVLVQFIVITKGSERVAEVAARFTLDAMPGKQMSIDADLNAGLINEVQARERRQKIEREADFYGAMDGASKFVKGDAIAGIIILVINLIGGFIIGMTMKGMPFGEALETFSILTIGDGLVSQIPALLISTAAGIIVTRASSEGNLGHDITKQLTAQPKLLYIVAGTLMVLGIFTPIHWFTTFPIAGLLIFAAFRMQKNLEREAIKEEQLVEEQQIEEVRSPESVISLLQVDPIEFEFGYGLIPLADTQQGGDLLDRIILIRRQCALELGVVVPVIRIRDNIQLRPNEYIIKIKGNTVARGELLLNHYLAMSPGIDDDSIAGIETTEPAFGLPAIWIDEVTKERAELSGYTVVDPPSVVATHLTEIIKKHTHELLGRQETKALIENVRESYPALVDDLIPSVLSVGDVQKVLAKLLREKISVRDLVTILETLADYGSYTKDPEILTEYVRQSLSRQITQQFTSLGDSLKVITVGPSVEKKIADSVQQSDQGSYLALDPSSSQIIYHRVSEQVTKLIQSGQQPVILTSPTIRMYLRQLLERTLQDIPVLSYSELEPSVEIQSMGVVNL, translated from the coding sequence ATGAAGATCAAGGATTTATTTGTTCTTATAGGCATTATCGGAATTGTATTAATGATGATTGTACCGGTTCCAATCCCCTTGCTGGATTTTCTTTTAATTATTAATATATCGATTGCCTTAATGATTATTTTGGTTGCTATGAATACAAAAGAAGCCCTTCAGTTCTCAATCTTCCCTTCTTTGCTCCTGATTACGACTTTGTTTCGGTTGGCGTTAAACGTATCAACGACGCGAAACATTTTGTCGCATGCAGAAGCAGGCGACGTGGTCAGAACTTTTGGATCTTTCGTTGCTCAAGGCAATATCGTCGTGGGATTCGTCGTGTTTCTCATCCTTGTCTTGGTACAATTCATTGTAATTACCAAAGGTTCTGAGCGCGTTGCCGAGGTTGCAGCGAGATTTACACTCGATGCGATGCCTGGAAAACAAATGAGTATTGACGCAGATTTGAATGCAGGTTTAATCAACGAGGTCCAAGCCCGTGAACGTAGACAAAAGATTGAACGAGAAGCTGATTTCTATGGAGCAATGGATGGTGCGAGTAAGTTTGTAAAAGGGGATGCCATCGCGGGCATTATCATCCTCGTCATCAATTTGATTGGTGGCTTCATTATTGGGATGACCATGAAAGGGATGCCTTTCGGCGAAGCACTCGAAACATTCTCAATTCTGACCATCGGTGATGGACTCGTCAGTCAAATTCCTGCTCTATTGATTTCAACGGCTGCCGGTATTATCGTAACACGAGCATCTTCTGAAGGTAATTTAGGCCACGATATTACGAAACAATTAACAGCACAACCTAAGCTTCTATATATTGTTGCTGGGACACTTATGGTACTTGGCATTTTCACTCCTATTCATTGGTTTACCACGTTTCCGATTGCTGGTTTGTTAATTTTTGCGGCATTTAGAATGCAAAAGAATTTGGAACGCGAAGCGATCAAAGAAGAACAATTGGTGGAAGAGCAGCAAATTGAGGAAGTGCGAAGTCCTGAAAGTGTCATTTCCTTGTTACAAGTGGATCCCATCGAGTTTGAATTCGGTTATGGTTTAATACCACTTGCTGATACCCAACAAGGTGGAGATTTACTAGATCGGATTATTTTGATTCGCCGACAATGTGCGCTTGAGCTTGGGGTTGTCGTACCCGTTATTCGCATACGTGACAATATTCAACTACGTCCTAATGAGTATATCATCAAAATAAAAGGCAATACGGTTGCACGCGGCGAACTACTTCTAAATCACTACCTAGCCATGAGTCCTGGTATTGATGATGATTCAATAGCAGGTATTGAAACGACTGAGCCTGCCTTTGGATTACCTGCTATATGGATAGATGAAGTGACTAAAGAAAGAGCGGAGCTATCTGGCTACACAGTCGTCGATCCTCCTTCCGTAGTGGCTACACATTTAACCGAAATTATTAAGAAACATACACATGAACTTCTGGGTCGCCAAGAAACAAAAGCACTTATTGAGAATGTTCGCGAGTCTTATCCAGCACTTGTTGATGATCTTATTCCTTCCGTGTTATCGGTTGGGGACGTTCAGAAGGTATTGGCAAAGTTACTGCGTGAGAAAATTTCTGTACGTGACTTGGTAACGATTTTGGAAACTCTTGCTGATTATGGCTCTTATACAAAGGATCCAGAAATACTGACTGAATATGTTAGACAGTCATTATCAAGACAAATCACTCAGCAGTTTACTTCTTTAGGTGATTCCCTAAAAGTTATTACGGTTGGTCCTTCTGTGGAAAAGAAAATTGCCGATTCTGTTCAACAATCAGATCAAGGAAGCTACTTAGCACTAGATCCATCTTCTTCACAAATTATTTATCATCGCGTCAGCGAGCAAGTTACTAAATTGATTCAATCCGGACAACAGCCTGTTATTTTAACCTCACCAACGATTCGGATGTATCTAAGACAATTGCTTGAGAGAACTTTGCAAGATATACCTGTATTATCCTACAGCGAATTAGAGCCTAGCGTTGAAATTCAGAGTATGGGGGTAGTCAATTTATGA
- the flhB gene encoding flagellar biosynthesis protein FlhB, whose translation MSQTFRLKLDLQWFAGEKTEPATAKKRQDARKKGQVAKSMDLPAAFILLFSFLSFLMFGGYMKEKMIKIFRNVYENQLTMDITAANVQVLFVDLVKQGLIILAPIFILVVLVAFIGNYAQIGFMFIGEPLMMKFNKINPIEGFKRIFSLRTVMDFLKSTLKMLIIGYVVYTTLMGEKAKLLGLGHAPLESTFSFIASLTLKLGIKIGAILIVLAIFDYIYQKYEHEKSLKMSKQDIKDEYKKSEGDPLIKGKIRSKQRQMAMQRMMQEVPKADVIITNPTHFAVALKYDSNNMQAPTVIAKGADYVALKIKEVAKINGIMTMENKPLARAIFAQVEIGESIPAELFQAVAEVLAYVYKVKGKTN comes from the coding sequence GTGTCCCAAACATTTCGATTGAAGCTTGATTTACAATGGTTTGCTGGGGAAAAGACGGAACCTGCTACAGCAAAGAAAAGGCAAGATGCTCGTAAAAAGGGTCAAGTTGCGAAGAGTATGGACTTGCCTGCGGCATTTATTTTACTCTTTTCATTTCTATCGTTCCTCATGTTCGGTGGTTATATGAAAGAGAAGATGATAAAAATCTTTCGCAACGTTTATGAGAATCAACTGACGATGGACATTACAGCCGCAAACGTTCAGGTATTATTCGTAGATTTAGTTAAACAAGGGTTAATCATTTTAGCTCCAATTTTCATCCTTGTGGTTTTAGTAGCTTTTATTGGGAATTATGCACAAATTGGCTTTATGTTCATTGGCGAACCCCTGATGATGAAGTTTAACAAGATCAATCCGATCGAAGGTTTCAAGCGAATTTTTTCGCTGCGAACCGTTATGGATTTTCTTAAGTCGACATTGAAGATGTTAATTATCGGATATGTCGTGTACACGACATTAATGGGGGAAAAAGCTAAACTGCTAGGTCTTGGCCATGCTCCATTGGAGAGTACATTTTCATTTATTGCCTCACTCACGCTAAAACTAGGGATCAAAATTGGAGCGATTTTAATTGTACTCGCCATTTTTGATTACATTTACCAAAAGTATGAGCACGAGAAAAGTCTGAAAATGTCCAAACAGGATATTAAGGATGAGTATAAGAAGAGTGAAGGGGATCCCCTTATCAAAGGAAAGATCCGCTCGAAACAGCGCCAGATGGCCATGCAGCGCATGATGCAAGAAGTCCCCAAAGCTGATGTTATTATTACCAATCCAACCCACTTTGCGGTTGCTTTGAAATATGATTCGAACAATATGCAAGCCCCAACTGTTATTGCTAAGGGCGCGGATTATGTTGCTTTAAAGATTAAAGAAGTTGCGAAGATAAACGGTATTATGACGATGGAAAATAAACCGCTTGCTCGAGCGATCTTTGCACAGGTGGAAATTGGTGAATCCATTCCCGCTGAGCTGTTCCAGGCTGTCGCTGAAGTATTGGCTTATGTATATAAAGTGAAGGGCAAAACGAACTAA
- the fliR gene encoding flagellar biosynthetic protein FliR, producing MTYFFQVIPIFLLIFCRITSFFVVVPILSSRNVPMMFKIGLSVFISLIIFATMGLDKPIPMDGEYILLIIREMLVGVLLGFLAYIFFTVVQTAGSFMDMQIGFSMASVIDPLTGASTPMLGNLKYMVAVLLFLSFDGHHYLVRAIIDSYRWIPLDNQLFTRIYDGQISNFLFQSLSKMFYLSFQLAAPIIAALFLTDLGLGLLTRVAPQFNIFVIGAPLKMILGFFLLIILFPELISQFQHLFAIIFDYMEKLLQLISGTQQPSPK from the coding sequence ATGACATACTTTTTCCAAGTTATCCCTATCTTTCTGCTTATTTTTTGTCGAATTACATCGTTCTTTGTCGTAGTTCCAATTCTCTCTTCAAGAAATGTTCCGATGATGTTCAAAATCGGTCTATCTGTATTCATCTCGCTAATCATTTTTGCGACTATGGGGTTGGATAAACCCATTCCCATGGATGGTGAATACATTCTATTGATCATTCGTGAAATGCTTGTTGGCGTTTTACTTGGTTTTCTCGCCTATATCTTCTTTACGGTTGTCCAAACAGCCGGCTCTTTTATGGATATGCAAATCGGCTTCAGTATGGCGAGTGTGATTGATCCTCTAACGGGGGCCTCAACCCCAATGTTAGGTAACCTTAAATACATGGTCGCTGTGCTTCTTTTTCTTTCTTTTGATGGACACCATTATTTGGTCAGAGCAATTATTGACAGTTACCGCTGGATACCGCTCGACAATCAGTTGTTCACACGCATCTATGATGGACAAATTTCGAATTTCTTATTTCAATCGCTGTCTAAAATGTTTTATCTCTCGTTTCAACTCGCTGCTCCTATCATAGCAGCCCTTTTTTTGACAGATTTAGGACTAGGTCTCTTAACGAGGGTGGCTCCGCAGTTCAATATTTTCGTTATTGGCGCACCTTTGAAGATGATTCTTGGTTTTTTCCTGTTAATTATTCTTTTCCCTGAATTAATATCACAATTTCAACATTTATTTGCAATAATTTTTGATTACATGGAGAAGTTGCTTCAACTGATTAGCGGCACACAGCAACCATCACCTAAGTAG
- the fliQ gene encoding flagellar biosynthesis protein FliQ, whose translation MGSEFVIRIAGEAVYTVLKASAPMLIIGLVVGLIISIFQATTQIQEQTLAFVPKIVAVLLSILIFGPWIMNTLVDFTFNLLNNLYKFVG comes from the coding sequence ATGGGCTCGGAATTTGTAATACGGATTGCTGGTGAGGCTGTTTATACCGTTCTTAAAGCAAGTGCACCCATGCTTATTATTGGGCTTGTCGTTGGTCTGATCATAAGTATTTTTCAAGCAACGACGCAAATTCAAGAACAAACCTTAGCGTTTGTTCCCAAAATTGTCGCGGTTCTGCTGTCTATCTTAATATTTGGCCCTTGGATTATGAATACACTGGTTGACTTTACCTTTAATTTACTCAACAACCTTTACAAATTCGTTGGATAG
- the fliP gene encoding flagellar type III secretion system pore protein FliP (The bacterial flagellar biogenesis protein FliP forms a type III secretion system (T3SS)-type pore required for flagellar assembly.) — protein MKRNKIVITFLIVVISVFLLTLTASAAEVDPNNPIPGLNVNIGTSGTAGGSSNTVTLLLLLTVLSLAPSFLILMTCFTRIVIVLGFVRTSLGTQQMPPNQVLIGLALFLTFFIMSPTLGEVNQTALQPYLKGEINQTQAFEKAALPMKKFMFKHTRQKDLKLFLDYNKAKAPTGVEDIPITSLVPAYAISELKSAFQMGFMIFIPFLVIDMVVSSTLMAMGMMMLPPVMISLPFKILLFILVDGWYLVVRSLLLSYG, from the coding sequence ATGAAAAGAAATAAAATAGTTATTACATTTCTGATTGTAGTAATATCAGTATTCCTCTTAACTCTGACAGCTTCTGCTGCTGAAGTAGATCCAAACAATCCGATACCAGGGTTAAATGTGAATATTGGAACTAGTGGCACAGCAGGTGGATCATCTAATACCGTAACTTTATTGCTCTTATTAACCGTATTAAGTCTTGCACCATCTTTTCTTATTTTAATGACTTGTTTCACAAGAATTGTCATCGTGCTTGGATTCGTTCGAACATCACTTGGAACCCAGCAGATGCCGCCTAATCAGGTTCTAATCGGACTAGCTCTGTTTTTAACCTTTTTTATCATGTCTCCAACTTTGGGGGAGGTTAATCAGACAGCTCTGCAGCCTTATCTGAAGGGTGAAATTAATCAGACCCAGGCTTTTGAGAAAGCAGCCTTACCAATGAAGAAGTTTATGTTTAAACATACACGTCAGAAGGATCTAAAGTTGTTCTTAGACTACAACAAAGCTAAAGCACCTACAGGCGTAGAAGATATACCGATTACTTCATTAGTTCCGGCATACGCAATAAGTGAACTGAAATCAGCTTTCCAGATGGGGTTCATGATTTTCATCCCATTTCTAGTCATTGATATGGTTGTATCCAGTACCTTAATGGCAATGGGAATGATGATGTTACCGCCTGTTATGATTTCACTCCCTTTTAAAATTCTACTTTTCATACTTGTAGATGGTTGGTATCTTGTGGTGAGATCATTACTCCTAAGCTATGGTTAA